The window gctatcttttaatctgtttttcatttctaatttcactgCTTGCttttaactggaaagcactttggtcaccttgagtgttgtaaagtgctgtataaataaattttgattgattgattgattgatgctGACTTTAACAGAAAGACAGTGATGCAGACTGTTCTGGAAAACCTGTCTGGATTCTGCTGCAGTTGGGTTTGTAGTGAAGGGAAGCTCTTAAAGACtcaacagcagacagaacagaTGAAGGAGTAAAACACAAGTTGCTATTTTCTGTAAAGTGGCATATTTAAAACATCTCTACATATTCTCTGGCTTCTCTACGGAATTTATCTTGAACAAAGCAAAAATAGATTACCTggaagaaaacctgcagacaaacagactgtcACTGGGttacagaagctgcagaaacaccacGAATGATTTCCAAATACTAAAAATAAGGCTGCTCTTTATTTCTCGTCTTTTTGTTGTAAAGTCAGTCAGGAATGATGACTCCATTTCCAGTGAGCTGATTGGACAGTAGTCTCTGAAGTTAACCTGCCCCAGAGCAGGCCAGCCCTGCAGCAtaggttaccatggtgatcCACCCCAGTAAAAAGCTAGCTGGACAACCCACTAATCTGGCGTCACGCTACAGGCCCCAGGTGTCGCGGCTGCATACCTTCAGGTTGACCTGAATGACTCTGTCAAACTGATCCTCCTCCATGTTGAGCAGGAAGTCGTCCTGTGTGATGCCCgctgcgtgcacacacactgagggaggCTGGAAGTAATgagtctgcagaggaagaggaggacgttAACTCtgaacagagaagaaagagaggaagcgTCCTAACGTACAGtcaacagagcaaaaagaaTATTTCTGTGAAAATGTTGCACATTATGATTAATggaaacacagtgtgtgtgtgtgtgtgtgtgtgtgtgtgtgtgtgttttctctctgtcccacacacCTGGATACTTGAGACCAGCTTCTTTACACTCTCTTTGGACGACACATCCACCACAGCCGCCATGTGACCCTGTCCTCTGAGGTCACTCGGCAGACTCCCCAGGGTCTCGTTGGCCGACTCCTCGCTGATGTCAGCGACCACCACGGAGGCGCCCTCGGAGGCGAAGCGCTGACACACCGCCCGTCCAATCCCACTACCTCCTCCTGGGTGGGAAGAAGACAGCAGCATGAAGTCAGAGTGGCACCGGAGCAGGACGGCGTGTGTCCCCAATGCATGAATCTCAGAGGGTTTGTGGTTTCAGAGGACCCTCTCCAGAATGCGTCTCTGGATATGTCTGATGATTAAGGAAGAAAAGCTAACAAACAGGGCAGGAGGTGAACTTGAGCCATTTATTTTCACCTGAGTAGCCCAGAGCCTCAGGCCTCCATGTGAAAATAATATCCATTTGCTCCAAAGACACtgtgcactcaaacacacatctttGCTTCAGTCTCGCACATCCACTGACCTttacatttatcattttaatgtgtATGTGTCGTGCATCTGCACTGTTATTCTGCCTCCCTGcaacctgctgtttctcttgttttatATGATTAGGAAGTGAATATTTTTGAGATTTAGACAGCTGGATAAAACAATACATCTGAAGATTTGGACTAACGGACAAAGCGTTTAATCGAGAACAATAAACAAACCAATcgatgatttttttaaaaaattaaataccGGTTTTCTTTCATTCTACGTTCAAGTTATTGAACTTAATCGGACCTGACACTCACGGTACGACTTTGTTGACTGTCACTGATCAGGACTATCATTTAACCTTCTCGCTAGCTAGTTGTGAGTTAGCAGAAAAACATGGGTCAAACCTACTTTACCAAACTTCACCACGGGTAACAGTCATTTGTTCTGAGCTGGTTGGTTTAcatggaaaaaagacagagattgACGACAACATACAAGGTTAAATACAACATCCTGCAAATAGAAGCACCATCCCGAACGCCTTTTCCGTATTTAACTGACTGTACACGTTGAATGATAGATAAAATATAAACTTACCTGTGACCAGTGTCAACCTTGATATAAGTCTTGTGGCGGCCgccatgatgtttttttttctttcctctgttatTGTAGGTTTCGGTTTATCCACTAGATGGCGCCAACAGACCATCGACCGTGTTACAAGGCTGGATCCTGGagaaaaatacaggaaatgGCTGTGTCACGTGGGAGTCGACACTGCCACGCCCCTTTAGAAACCTACTGTCAGGTCCTACGTCTCTGATTGTAACGGGAGAAGTGAACGTGTGCACAGATTTTGATCGATTCTTTCGATCCGTAGTCCCCGAAGTAAGGCTATGGCCCATTTTTCACAAGCCAAATATCTTTATTCTTCAGATCAGCAAATCAAGAGAAAATTAACTTTGTTCGAGACCTGTCTCTGGCTCAGAAAATCGTTCTCGCGAGATCCGGCTTTCTAACAGATGCATTCTCGCGAGAAAATCTAGAGCAGGCAGATTAAGATATTAGATAAAAACCAGCGGCAAATTAAGACGAAAACATGAAATTTGTTCTTAGTTGCATTGTTTGGACATGGACGAGTAGTACTCCATCAATAATGCATTAATGAAGACTGTGTGAATATAGCTAATACATAGATTCTGGGTTTAGTTCACCGTAAATTATCCTCACTTCGTTGCCTCTCATCTCAAAGCTCACCTCATTAGTCTTGAAGGGGTAGAAAACAATACTTCTACAAAGTTGTGACACAAGTCATTATTTTTGCATGCTTGTTTAATCGGACTGATGCTGaccacaaaataatgaagaaCCAGCTTCCGGACATTTTTTCCCATATTAATCTATTCAGTCACATAGTGTAATCTCACTGTAACTGTCACTgcattaaaagtgttttttgtaaCCAGGAGATccggtttgtttgtttgtttgtttgtttgtcataAATATGTTCTGGTTTTGATTTATAACTGTGTCGTTCATTTCTTTTTGAATTTAATTCGATGggaataattaaaaaagaaaccaactcagtttttattcatgtattcacaGTTACATGGAGCAGAAATCTGGCAGGAatgtaaaaagatgaaaaaatgtaaaagccaAATAGCTCAAGtggtttctctgcagcacagggTGCAGAACTCAGTGTTTCAACTGAGCTCTATTGTCATTGCCAAGTACGGATCCTGTTGCTTAGTAACTTCTGAATGTGCTTCATCTGATTTTCACAGTACTATCTTGCAAGAGGATTTTATGGAAAGTGAGCACTTGCACTGATGAAAGTACAACCAAGTTAAACTCCTGCTGGAATatgacaaaaactgaactgatgaaCATGCTTTGATCTTCTATCAAAGCTTTATACTTTGCATAATGCATACATCCACATAGTataaatatgcatgtatatTACACTTAATATCTATGTGGCACAAGATATGTGATGCAGTGCTGAAAgatgtgcagacacacataaatacacacagaaatctTAACAACTGCGGTGCAACATCCAGTCATGTCTTCATATGTCAGCTATATTACTAAATCAATACAAAAGCCAATCCAAATTTGTGACAGCAGCCCAGGAACAAACGTGGGATGGTAAGGACTGGCGGGGCAGGAATTACAGGAAGGatcaggtgtgttttcattgtaGCATCTTAACTTACCAGTAGCCAGAGATGGGATGCAGCTCAACAGGGACACAGATGGGGGATTTTGGAAACTCTCTCTTCTCTCggcagaaataaataaacgaGAGAGTGAAGTTAAACAAGTCTCTGTTTCATCAAAAGTATCCCTGAGTCGTGAATGAAGATTTATCTTTTAACATAATTTTGCTACTGATTCATCGGCAATGTAAAGAACTGGGCATGACAATTGTAAAGGCAACCACACAAATTAATCATATTTGATTGAACAGAGACTGGCAATAAGCTTCTCCATTTATaggatttattttttgcaaCTTAAATCATAAAGGCCAGAGAGTCACTGCCAGTCCTAAATTTGAaatttatatattaatatattattaatattatatatatattatatatattaatattatatattaatttaatattaaaaaaaaataaagaacaagaacaaaaatctCTGTGCCTCCATGAACTGGCCTTGGATTAACAAActacattttaatgcattttgtaaCAGTTTTCAAAGGATTCTCATCTGTGACACCATCCTCATTCCTAAAACCTGTATGAGCCCAGTATGTTCCTTAAGTTACatcatctgcaaataaaatatCCCCCCAGTCAGTGAAAAGATGAACATGTCCcagtttatttatatacagATGTTCAGATGAAACGATGGAGTCAAGTACAGAGGCATTCAGATTTCTGACAAACTTCAGAAAAGTAAGACTGACAACTCTGGAGTATTTTGTTTTAGAACTGtagcccaaaaaaaaaaaaaaaaaaaaaaaacctttgctGGACAGAGAAAAGGTTCGACTAAGTTACtgaagggaaaaaacaaaaacatgctcgAAGATTGAGACTGTAAAATATGTACACTTCTACAATCCTGACAGTTAAATCTGTGCATATTTCAAAGAGTAGACGTCGACTTAAAAGCGTTTGATTACTTTCAGTgttatggggaaaaaaagcatctcCATTCATATTTCTTATAAATAATCACTTTCAAACATACAATACTTCAATCTCAAGCCACAGGCGATTTTAAAAGAACAAGAAGGATACACGCCTTACCTACACCACAAACTTGTTTAGTAGCACCACCAAACAAACAGTGCATTGTTATTACTCACAACATTAAACCATCTTTTTTGTCTACTGATTAAACCGACCGCTGGATCCCAAAATTTAAAAAGCCACTTCCATGTTTTCACCAGCCACATTGCTTtcctttaaagaaacaaaaataaaacctcaaagagggaagagaaaatCTCACCATCCACAACCTAAAGCTGCTGGTGAGAACCTGGTGTTACTaacatttttaatcacaaacaaataaacttaCTCTCAAACAAAACtcaatacagaaaataaaactttcagCTGCCATAGATCTCAAAGGCCAAATagtttcaaaaacaaagcagttttgcTGTTGTGACACCACGGTGTTAAGAAGTGATGGTCCATGGGAAATCAACCCAAAAGGCTTCACTTCCTTGAATAAATATCAAATGTAAGAACCAGCAAAACCTTTTCGTGCAACTTCAAAAAGTCTAGTCAGATGTTTTGTGACTCAAGTCAAACAGACATCAACaccaaaagaaatcaaaagaaTCAAGATGTTATTTGGGCACAGGTGAGTGGACAAGACACGTCCTCACAATTTATTAGCAGATTGgtcacaagaagaaaaaaaaagcaacacgTTTACagagaaatggatgaaaaaaaaaagacggcACACATGGGAACAGAAATATTCATGTATAAACTGATGTGTCATTGGGTCACATTTCTGTACAGTGGCTAACCCTTTCAAACAAGAACATGAGTACACAAGGATGCAGTAAAGTAGTACATGGGTATGCAGATGTTTGTCAGCTGCTCTGTATTGCATGCATTCTGTATTTCACTGAACCAAGGTGCTTCTGCGTGCAGACTGATTTTCAACGCCTGCGTCAAAACTATGAGGAACTTCACAAGGCTGCACTTGTGGTGCCGGATCTCACACTCCCAtatgtgcatgcaaacacatacgtgacacattcacacacatacactcgcattcacacacacacatacgcacgtGTTTCCCCTCTACCTTCTGTcactcaagaaaaaaaacacaaactaaaacacAACTCTGCCCACACCAGTTCATCTTTCCCCGAATGAGGGAATAAATTAGCTCCATAAAATGCTTctttataaaagaaaaatagataTTTATATAACTGTACACCTTATCTATACAGCATAAAGACAGAGAGCACGGGAAGAAGGGAAATTATCTCCAGAAATAAGACAGATTCTGGCTCTAGCACCCTTATCCCTCCAACGCATGCTTCGCTCTTctcctttctttattttgcaGGAGATGGAGCGTCCCTCGCTCTGTCCAACAAGGCCAGTCCTCCAGAGAACAGCAATGAGTCTCCCCtctttccattcattcatccatcctaAACTTCTGTGTCCATGACAGGATCGGATGAATGAGTTGAGCGCAGGGaaagctccctctctctttcttggtTTGACACTTGTTGAGTCAGACCAGTTCTGCCTAGTGCTGGTCTCGTCTGATCCGTCCTGCGGCTCCATCATCAGTAGCTCGACTGCAGTTCAGTCCACTCGGTGGGAAGCGAAATGCTCAGGGCCCCTCGCGTGACCCTTTCTCATACGGAAACCCTCTGCCTCTCAGCCAGAGTCTGAGTCGCTTGTgtctgaggatgaggaggacgaggatgaTGAAGACGAGTCTGAGGAGGAGCTACTGGCGCTGAGACGTGACGGCTGGGTGTGCGGCTCTGTTGCAGGTTTCTCtgctggagaaaacaaacacacacaatcaagaCCATGGGGTGCATATTCAGCACCTGATTTGACGTAGGTAGAGCTCAAAGCAACTTTAAGAAAATCACGACATTTTCAATCACTTCTGTTTCTTCACTGTTCCTCTTTAAGGTAACCGCATGGAGGACTTACGTTTGGTCTTAGGAGGCTTCTTTCCAGAGTTGAGCTGACCACTGACGTCCATCAGCCTTCTCTCGAGCTCCATCTGTTTCTCCAGAGCGAGCTCTTCCCGGGACTTGCCCGCAATGTTGTTTTTACTTGCTGCATATGAACAGACAAGTAACAATACTAGTAAGATGGGGGTACTGCATTTCATTATCAAAGATCTGTAGCTGACAGACTACACTGAGTACTTTGTCTACTGCTTAGCTGTAGTAGTGTGTAGTTAAAAGGGGGCACAACACTTCTGTCGTTAAGTGCCATTTTATTTACCTagaattaatgaaaataaattgtattttataaCTATCCCCTTGCAGTTTGTAAACCAAACAGTGGGCCAGAACAGGCATATGTCCCCAAAACTATAAGATTCACAAAACATCAGAGATGGCATGAACATTTTTTCGTTCTACTTTTAGAATATGGGCCTAAAATAGCAATTATTTCAATTTTTGTCATTCTACTAACCATATGGCTTTCGAGGTTTCTTCCTCAGACACGTCATGACGTATCTCTCCAGCTCCCGCAGCGTTGATGGCTTCAGTGTCTCAAAGTCTATCTCGATCTCCTCTGGGTTGGTGTCTCTGAGCGAGGGCTCGCGGGACTGGATGATGTAAACAACCCGGCCCAGCTTCTCACCCGGCAGCTTGTTGATGTCCAGGCTGAGTTGACGCTTCTCATCATACGACATGGGTgccgtctcctcctcttcatctgagTCAAAGTGACTGACTATGGGATCGTGGACCGGCTGAGGCATGCTAAACGTCATGGCACCTTTTTTGGATCTGGTGGAAGACGGGAGAGGAGATGCAGGGAGAGACTGTTAAAACATGACTGAGGGAGCATCTGATCTAACCCACAAAGTGATAAAACAGAAGAACGTGCTCTTTAGAAACAGCAAGCAAGCTGACATCACATTATGTAGCTGACTTGTATGAATGACACTTTTTTCTTACTTCTGATACTTATTTTGAACAACTAAAACTATTTTTTATACAATTTTTACAAAATGCAGCATTCTGTCTGCCTTCTTGCTACTTGCTACTTTCAATTCCAACATTGTCCAGTAGGTGTCAGTACTCACTtgctcttgttgtttttcttgctcGGTGCCTTCTTAATCGGTATTACAGGACACGCCGTCGCCCggttgctctttgtttttggaGTCTTGGTGATCTTGGGGGCCTTGGCTGGTTTAATAGGCGGCAGCTCTTCCTCTATCCTCCGATGCTTCTCCTTTTCtacctttttcttctttttcttgtccttcttctctttctttttcttgggtTTGACGATGGGGCCCTGGGAGAGTGCAGTGAGCTGTTCGTGTACGGCTTTTAGCtgaagggagaaagaaagacggaTGAGTCAATGGAATACTGAGGAAAGGATATAGCAAAATTAGAATATTACTTTAATGTCACAAAAACTTGCgtttgaacattttcatgaatTTCTGGTTTtctgtacttgagtacaaacctgttcctgcagctctgccagcCGGTttgccctctcctcctcagagtcGGAGCTGGGACTGCTCTCACTTTCCTCACTTTCACTGCTTAGCTCACTCTCGGAtgacgatgaagaggaggaggacgacgacgAAGAGCTCTGGGGTGCTGGAGGCTCGTCTGGCATCTTAGCAAAGCAGAACTCAAAGACATCCTAAAGGGAGTGAACAGAATGTGAGCAAGACGgttcaaaaaacaaagacactgGTGATTTCAAGGAGACAGCAGTGAGGGAAAGAGCAGAAGCAAGTAGAATTGAATTATGCTTATTAAATGGTACACTACCTGAAGTTTTCTGGCCATTGCCACCACATCATGATCAGGTGGGTTGTACTTGTAGCAGTTGGAGAACATTAGTCTCACATCAGCAGAGAATTGCTGGGAGTCGCGGTACTCTCTGCTGTCCATCTTCCGCTAAAGATAAGAGGAGAAGACATTTTTAGCCAAATACTCTATTGAAGAAAACCTAAGCAAAGGTATTGGCTACTGCTATTGTCTGGTGTCACGCCCATTCTCCATCAGAAAAAATATACCTGAAAAGGTGAAGGAGGGCTACATAGGATGTACATAGTATGGGAAACTGCAATGCTTTCCATCCAAGTTCTATCTTTGCAATATATTGGAACCATTTTATAAAAAGTGTTGCCTGTGGATTAATTGGTTTTCACTGTGGTAACAATGTTACAGcgttgctgtgttttcattctaCATCTGCTCACTGTCAGCGCAACaggacaggagaacagaaaaTCCCCCGCTCCTCTGCTCTCACAAATGTagacagttgtgtgtgttttcctaaGGCTAGTACCTTGATGGTGCTGAGGTCCATGGGCTGCTTAATGATGTCGTGGTAGTCGTGAAGACCGAGGGAGGAGGCGTCGACGGGTTTGTAGAAGGGCCAGGCGTAAGCTGCGTGCTTCTTcgacagcagctccttcagcacaCCATTGCAGTAGCGCAACTGCGGGCCAAGCTTGCTGCGCCGTACTGGTGGTGGCAACATGGAATCTGGCAAATCCTTCTTGGGGGGCTTGATGGGTCGTCCActcactcctctcctgcctcctgctgtTGCTTTGGTACCCATCATTACTGTACCACAGCCCATACCTATGGCCATGCCCTGGCTGAGGCTGAGTCCTTGGCTCATCCCCAGGCTGGTGTTATGGTCCACTCCCAGAGAAGTGAGGGTCAGCGGGGAGTCGTGCCCACCGCCCATCCCCAGGCTGATGCCACTGACGCCCATGGTGCTCATGATGGGCATGGCTACAGTGGTTGGGGTAGTTGTGTCTGCTTTCCTCTTCACACCCTTTTTCTGTGGTTGAAGAAAAGAACCAAAGAGAGGGTGAGTCAGAGAAGGGTGTTGTTGAGCTGGTGATCAATTTTATCCAAAATACTGCCAATTCTGACTACAGAAAATAATACAACAAATGTTGACCATTACCTTAGCAGTGGGCTGGGTGGGAGGCAGACCCGTAATGGTTGGGATGCTTTGTTCAGTTGGAAGGGAAGGTAACAGGCTCTTTGTCAGAAGTGTCTGTGGGGGGGTTGAGAGGATGGAGTCAGGTGTTTCTGGGGTGGGAGGTGAGTACGCTGACTGGGAGACAGCTGGAACCTGATGAGCTGTTGTCACTCCTCCAGAgactgtgagagagacagagagagggccagcagaagaggagagcagaaggGAGGcagattcagaaaaataattttttttgtcatcatacatgcctgtctgtgtgtgtgcacacacacatttgaaagaTTTTATGCATGTCCTGTGTGTATGATTGAGTCAATGCGAACTTAATGATTAGCCTGCTTGCAGCCAGCGCTCACCTGCAATACCTCTGCCTTTTCTGCCAGGTTTGCCCGGTTTGCTCcgtggagggggaggaggcagCTCTAGCTCCTCCTGGGGCATCTGAGCTACTTTCTGTAGGAACGCCTTCTCAAGAGACTGGGCCATAAGTACTATGTCATCTGTAGGCTACAAAGGCGGACATTTAGACAAAATGTTAACAGCAGAAAGATATTTTCTAATCAGGATGTTTGCCACGtacagactcacacacaaagtctTACCTTGTTATAAATGTAGCAGTTGGTGAACATGGTGTTGAAGTCCTGCATGCACTCACTGGCACTGCGGTAGAAGTTATTTTCCAGTCTCTTTTTAATAGTGCCCATGTCCATGGGAGTTTTTATGATCTTATGGTAGTCctgaggggagacagagacaccATTAGGACAAAAAACAGTGGCCACTACATTCCAAATTATTTTCTGAATGGAAGGCACAGTAGAAAAGACCTCTAAAGACAAACTGATGACCTGACTAAATTGCTGCCCTCCAATAGACAGATATCAATTTACTTGGCAGTTACACTCACAGGCAGGTTGAGCTTGAGCGCATCTACGGGTTCATGGAAGGGCCAGGCAAAGTGGTGCCTCCACAAAGACTTGAGTAGGACTTTCTGTAGGAACTGAAGTTGGTTGGTCATCTTCCCCTGTCGGCTGGGGTCTTTCACTGGGGGCTGTGGGGGTCCCAAATGGACCATCTGATTGAGGGGGGG of the Chelmon rostratus isolate fCheRos1 chromosome 16, fCheRos1.pri, whole genome shotgun sequence genome contains:
- the hsd17b8 gene encoding estradiol 17-beta-dehydrogenase 8; this encodes MVCWRHLVDKPKPTITEERKKNIMAAATRLISRLTLVTGGGSGIGRAVCQRFASEGASVVVADISEESANETLGSLPSDLRGQGHMAAVVDVSSKESVKKLVSSIQTHYFQPPSVCVHAAGITQDDFLLNMEEDQFDRVIQVNLKGSFLVTQAVAQALLACGASKGSIITVGSIVGKVGNIGQANYAASKAGVEGLTRTAAKELSRFGIRCNCVLPGFISTPMTDKVPEKVISKMKSLVPLGRMGEPAEVADVCAFLASDDSRYITGASVEVTGGLFIG
- the brd2a gene encoding bromodomain-containing protein 2a isoform X2, producing MDMAVNPLLDSSHVGVEVGIMGVTTMDQSSGTAGKRIRKPSLLYEGFESPGMPPLNQMVHLGPPQPPVKDPSRQGKMTNQLQFLQKVLLKSLWRHHFAWPFHEPVDALKLNLPDYHKIIKTPMDMGTIKKRLENNFYRSASECMQDFNTMFTNCYIYNKPTDDIVLMAQSLEKAFLQKVAQMPQEELELPPPPPRSKPGKPGRKGRGIAVSGGVTTAHQVPAVSQSAYSPPTPETPDSILSTPPQTLLTKSLLPSLPTEQSIPTITGLPPTQPTAKKKGVKRKADTTTPTTVAMPIMSTMGVSGISLGMGGGHDSPLTLTSLGVDHNTSLGMSQGLSLSQGMAIGMGCGTVMMGTKATAGGRRGVSGRPIKPPKKDLPDSMLPPPVRRSKLGPQLRYCNGVLKELLSKKHAAYAWPFYKPVDASSLGLHDYHDIIKQPMDLSTIKRKMDSREYRDSQQFSADVRLMFSNCYKYNPPDHDVVAMARKLQDVFEFCFAKMPDEPPAPQSSSSSSSSSSSSSESELSSESEESESSPSSDSEEERANRLAELQEQLKAVHEQLTALSQGPIVKPKKKKEKKDKKKKKKVEKEKHRRIEEELPPIKPAKAPKITKTPKTKSNRATACPVIPIKKAPSKKNNKSKSKKGAMTFSMPQPVHDPIVSHFDSDEEEETAPMSYDEKRQLSLDINKLPGEKLGRVVYIIQSREPSLRDTNPEEIEIDFETLKPSTLRELERYVMTCLRKKPRKPYASKNNIAGKSREELALEKQMELERRLMDVSGQLNSGKKPPKTKQKPATEPHTQPSRLSASSSSSDSSSSSSSSSSSDTSDSDSG
- the brd2a gene encoding bromodomain-containing protein 2a isoform X1 translates to MDMAVNPLLDSSHVGVEVGIMGVTTMDQSSGTAGKRIRKPSLLYEGFESPGMPPLNQMVHLGPPQPPVKDPSRQGKMTNQLQFLQKVLLKSLWRHHFAWPFHEPVDALKLNLPDYHKIIKTPMDMGTIKKRLENNFYRSASECMQDFNTMFTNCYIYNKPTDDIVLMAQSLEKAFLQKVAQMPQEELELPPPPPRSKPGKPGRKGRGIAVSGGVTTAHQVPAVSQSAYSPPTPETPDSILSTPPQTLLTKSLLPSLPTEQSIPTITGLPPTQPTAKKKGVKRKADTTTPTTVAMPIMSTMGVSGISLGMGGGHDSPLTLTSLGVDHNTSLGMSQGLSLSQGMAIGMGCGTVMMGTKATAGGRRGVSGRPIKPPKKDLPDSMLPPPVRRSKLGPQLRYCNGVLKELLSKKHAAYAWPFYKPVDASSLGLHDYHDIIKQPMDLSTIKRKMDSREYRDSQQFSADVRLMFSNCYKYNPPDHDVVAMARKLQDVFEFCFAKMPDEPPAPQSSSSSSSSSSSSSESELSSESEESESSPSSDSEEERANRLAELQEQLKAVHEQLTALSQGPIVKPKKKKEKKDKKKKKKVEKEKHRRIEEELPPIKPAKAPKITKTPKTKSNRATACPVIPIKKAPSKKNNKSKSKKGAMTFSMPQPVHDPIVSHFDSDEEEETAPMSYDEKRQLSLDINKLPGEKLGRVVYIIQSREPSLRDTNPEEIEIDFETLKPSTLRELERYVMTCLRKKPRKPYASKNNIAGKSREELALEKQMELERRLMDVSGQLNSGKKPPKTKPEKPATEPHTQPSRLSASSSSSDSSSSSSSSSSSDTSDSDSG